One window from the genome of Cottoperca gobio unplaced genomic scaffold, fCotGob3.1 fCotGob3_189arrow_ctg1, whole genome shotgun sequence encodes:
- the tfcp2 gene encoding transcription factor CP2 isoform X2 → MAWALKLPLTDEVIESGLVQDFDASLSGIGQELGAGAYSMSDVLALPIFKQEESNLPPDSDNKILPFQYVLCAATSPAVKLHDETLTYLNQGQSYEIRMLDNRKIGELPEITDKMVKSILRVVFHDRRLQYTEHQQLEGWRWNRPGDRILDLDIPMSVGIIDPRANPTQLNTVEFLWDPSKRTSVFIQVHCISTEFTMRKHGGEKGVPFRVQIDTFKENENEEYTEHLHSASCQVKVFKPKGADRKQKTDREKMEKRAPQEKEKYQPSYETTILTECCPWPEVTYVSNSPSPAFNSTHNSFPVAEGNGSPTHQPEPVVPVADEPAGDSVLLQAGCLAEEEEVFRSFTAVKNLLPTATPQDAQQWLLRNRFSPFCRLFTNFSGADLLKLTREDVIQICGPADGIRLYNALKGRVVRPRLTIYVCQESQQAREQQPKPENGDAAANTFFVYHAIYLEELTSSELTEKIAQLFNISPRLINQIFKQGPTGIHVLVSDEMIQNFQDEVCLVLDTMKDDTNDGYHIILK, encoded by the exons ATGGCGTGGGCTCTGAAGTTGCCTCTCACGGATGAAGTGATTGAGTCGGGTCTGGTCCAGGACTTTGATGCCAGTCTCTCGGGCATCGGGCAGGAGCTTGGTGCCGGGGCGTACAGCATGAG CGATGTGCTCGCCCTCCCCATCTTCAAACAAGAGGAGTCCAACCTGCCTCCAGACAGCGACAACAAGATCCTTCCCTTCCAGTATGTTCTGTGTGCAGCTACCTCGCCAGCCGTTAAACTGCACGACGAAACACTCACCTACCTCAACCAAG GGCAGTCCTATGAGATTCGAATGCTTGACAATCGGAAAATTGGAGAACTTCCGGAAATCACTGACAAAATGGTGAAG AGCATCCTCCGCGTGGTGTTTCACGACCGGCGGCTTCAGTACACGGAGCACCAGCAGCTGGAGGGCTGGCGCTGGAACCGGCCCGGGGATCGCATCCTCGACCTGG ATATCCCCATGTCCGTCGGTATAATCGACCCCAGGGCTAACCCCACTCAGCTTAACACTGTGGAGTTCCTTTGGGACCCGTCAAAAAGAACCTCAGTTTTTATCCAG GTACACTGCATCAGCACAGAGTTCACAATGCGCAAGCATGGAGGAGAAAAGGGCGTTCCTTTCCGGGTCCAGATCGACACGTTCAAAGAGAATGAGAACGAAGAGTACACAGAACACCTGCACTCGGCCTCCTGCCAGGTCAAAGTGTTCAAG CCTAAAGGTGCAGACAGGAAGCAGAAGACTGACcgggagaagatggagaagagggCGCCGCAGGAAAAGGAGAAGTACCAGCCCTCCTATGAAACCACAATCCTGACAGAG TGCTGTCCCTGGCCTGAGGTCACGTACGTCAGCAACTCCCCGTCTCCGGCCTTCAACAGCACACACAACAGCTTCCCGGTGGCAGAAGG GAATGGATCCCCCACACACCAGCCGGAGCCGGTGGTTCCGGTAGCAGAT GAACCAGCCGGTGATTCAGTGCTTCTTCAGGCTGGATGtttggcagaggaggaagaagtattcagatcttttactgcagtaaaa AACTTGTTGCCCACAGCCACCCCGCAGGACGCACAGCAGTGGCTTCTGAGGAACCGCTTCTCCCCTTTCTGCCGACTCTTCACCAACTTCTCAG GAGCCGACCTGTTGAAGCTGACCAGAGAGGATGTGATTCAGATCTGTGGGCCGGCGGACGGGATACGACTCTACAACGCACTGAAGGGACG GGTGGTGCGCCCGAGGCTGACCATCTACGTCTGTCAGGAGTCGCAGCAGGCGCGGGAGCAGCAACCCAAACCTGAGAACGGAGACGCTGCCGCCAACACCttctttg TGTATCACGCCATTTACCTGGAGGAGCTCACCTCTTCTGAGCTGACGGAGAAGATCGCTCAGCTCTTCAACATCTCACCCCGACTGATCAATCAGATCTTCAAACAGGGACCGACCGGCATCCACGTGCTGGTCAGTGACGAG ATGATCCAGAACTTCCAGGATGAAGTATGTCTCGTGTTGGACACGATGAAAG atGACACGAATGATGGCTACCACATCATCTTGAAGTGA
- the tfcp2 gene encoding transcription factor CP2 isoform X1: MAWALKLPLTDEVIESGLVQDFDASLSGIGQELGAGAYSMSDVLALPIFKQEESNLPPDSDNKILPFQYVLCAATSPAVKLHDETLTYLNQGQSYEIRMLDNRKIGELPEITDKMVKSILRVVFHDRRLQYTEHQQLEGWRWNRPGDRILDLDIPMSVGIIDPRANPTQLNTVEFLWDPSKRTSVFIQVHCISTEFTMRKHGGEKGVPFRVQIDTFKENENEEYTEHLHSASCQVKVFKPKGADRKQKTDREKMEKRAPQEKEKYQPSYETTILTECCPWPEVTYVSNSPSPAFNSTHNSFPVAEGNGSPTHQPEPVVPVADEPAGDSVLLQAGCLAEEEEVFRSFTAVKVLMPHCENTPLQNLLPTATPQDAQQWLLRNRFSPFCRLFTNFSGADLLKLTREDVIQICGPADGIRLYNALKGRVVRPRLTIYVCQESQQAREQQPKPENGDAAANTFFVYHAIYLEELTSSELTEKIAQLFNISPRLINQIFKQGPTGIHVLVSDEMIQNFQDEVCLVLDTMKDDTNDGYHIILK, encoded by the exons ATGGCGTGGGCTCTGAAGTTGCCTCTCACGGATGAAGTGATTGAGTCGGGTCTGGTCCAGGACTTTGATGCCAGTCTCTCGGGCATCGGGCAGGAGCTTGGTGCCGGGGCGTACAGCATGAG CGATGTGCTCGCCCTCCCCATCTTCAAACAAGAGGAGTCCAACCTGCCTCCAGACAGCGACAACAAGATCCTTCCCTTCCAGTATGTTCTGTGTGCAGCTACCTCGCCAGCCGTTAAACTGCACGACGAAACACTCACCTACCTCAACCAAG GGCAGTCCTATGAGATTCGAATGCTTGACAATCGGAAAATTGGAGAACTTCCGGAAATCACTGACAAAATGGTGAAG AGCATCCTCCGCGTGGTGTTTCACGACCGGCGGCTTCAGTACACGGAGCACCAGCAGCTGGAGGGCTGGCGCTGGAACCGGCCCGGGGATCGCATCCTCGACCTGG ATATCCCCATGTCCGTCGGTATAATCGACCCCAGGGCTAACCCCACTCAGCTTAACACTGTGGAGTTCCTTTGGGACCCGTCAAAAAGAACCTCAGTTTTTATCCAG GTACACTGCATCAGCACAGAGTTCACAATGCGCAAGCATGGAGGAGAAAAGGGCGTTCCTTTCCGGGTCCAGATCGACACGTTCAAAGAGAATGAGAACGAAGAGTACACAGAACACCTGCACTCGGCCTCCTGCCAGGTCAAAGTGTTCAAG CCTAAAGGTGCAGACAGGAAGCAGAAGACTGACcgggagaagatggagaagagggCGCCGCAGGAAAAGGAGAAGTACCAGCCCTCCTATGAAACCACAATCCTGACAGAG TGCTGTCCCTGGCCTGAGGTCACGTACGTCAGCAACTCCCCGTCTCCGGCCTTCAACAGCACACACAACAGCTTCCCGGTGGCAGAAGG GAATGGATCCCCCACACACCAGCCGGAGCCGGTGGTTCCGGTAGCAGAT GAACCAGCCGGTGATTCAGTGCTTCTTCAGGCTGGATGtttggcagaggaggaagaagtattcagatcttttactgcagtaaaagtactaatgccacactgtgaaaatactccactacaa AACTTGTTGCCCACAGCCACCCCGCAGGACGCACAGCAGTGGCTTCTGAGGAACCGCTTCTCCCCTTTCTGCCGACTCTTCACCAACTTCTCAG GAGCCGACCTGTTGAAGCTGACCAGAGAGGATGTGATTCAGATCTGTGGGCCGGCGGACGGGATACGACTCTACAACGCACTGAAGGGACG GGTGGTGCGCCCGAGGCTGACCATCTACGTCTGTCAGGAGTCGCAGCAGGCGCGGGAGCAGCAACCCAAACCTGAGAACGGAGACGCTGCCGCCAACACCttctttg TGTATCACGCCATTTACCTGGAGGAGCTCACCTCTTCTGAGCTGACGGAGAAGATCGCTCAGCTCTTCAACATCTCACCCCGACTGATCAATCAGATCTTCAAACAGGGACCGACCGGCATCCACGTGCTGGTCAGTGACGAG ATGATCCAGAACTTCCAGGATGAAGTATGTCTCGTGTTGGACACGATGAAAG atGACACGAATGATGGCTACCACATCATCTTGAAGTGA
- the tfcp2 gene encoding transcription factor CP2 isoform X3 — protein MAWALKLPLTDEVIESGLVQDFDASLSGIGQELGAGAYSMSDVLALPIFKQEESNLPPDSDNKILPFQYVLCAATSPAVKLHDETLTYLNQGQSYEIRMLDNRKIGELPEITDKMVKSILRVVFHDRRLQYTEHQQLEGWRWNRPGDRILDLDIPMSVGIIDPRANPTQLNTVEFLWDPSKRTSVFIQVHCISTEFTMRKHGGEKGVPFRVQIDTFKENENEEYTEHLHSASCQVKVFKPKGADRKQKTDREKMEKRAPQEKEKYQPSYETTILTECCPWPEVTYVSNSPSPAFNSTHNSFPVAEGNGSPTHQPEPVVPVADEPAGDSVLLQAGCLAEEEENLLPTATPQDAQQWLLRNRFSPFCRLFTNFSGADLLKLTREDVIQICGPADGIRLYNALKGRVVRPRLTIYVCQESQQAREQQPKPENGDAAANTFFVYHAIYLEELTSSELTEKIAQLFNISPRLINQIFKQGPTGIHVLVSDEMIQNFQDEVCLVLDTMKDDTNDGYHIILK, from the exons ATGGCGTGGGCTCTGAAGTTGCCTCTCACGGATGAAGTGATTGAGTCGGGTCTGGTCCAGGACTTTGATGCCAGTCTCTCGGGCATCGGGCAGGAGCTTGGTGCCGGGGCGTACAGCATGAG CGATGTGCTCGCCCTCCCCATCTTCAAACAAGAGGAGTCCAACCTGCCTCCAGACAGCGACAACAAGATCCTTCCCTTCCAGTATGTTCTGTGTGCAGCTACCTCGCCAGCCGTTAAACTGCACGACGAAACACTCACCTACCTCAACCAAG GGCAGTCCTATGAGATTCGAATGCTTGACAATCGGAAAATTGGAGAACTTCCGGAAATCACTGACAAAATGGTGAAG AGCATCCTCCGCGTGGTGTTTCACGACCGGCGGCTTCAGTACACGGAGCACCAGCAGCTGGAGGGCTGGCGCTGGAACCGGCCCGGGGATCGCATCCTCGACCTGG ATATCCCCATGTCCGTCGGTATAATCGACCCCAGGGCTAACCCCACTCAGCTTAACACTGTGGAGTTCCTTTGGGACCCGTCAAAAAGAACCTCAGTTTTTATCCAG GTACACTGCATCAGCACAGAGTTCACAATGCGCAAGCATGGAGGAGAAAAGGGCGTTCCTTTCCGGGTCCAGATCGACACGTTCAAAGAGAATGAGAACGAAGAGTACACAGAACACCTGCACTCGGCCTCCTGCCAGGTCAAAGTGTTCAAG CCTAAAGGTGCAGACAGGAAGCAGAAGACTGACcgggagaagatggagaagagggCGCCGCAGGAAAAGGAGAAGTACCAGCCCTCCTATGAAACCACAATCCTGACAGAG TGCTGTCCCTGGCCTGAGGTCACGTACGTCAGCAACTCCCCGTCTCCGGCCTTCAACAGCACACACAACAGCTTCCCGGTGGCAGAAGG GAATGGATCCCCCACACACCAGCCGGAGCCGGTGGTTCCGGTAGCAGAT GAACCAGCCGGTGATTCAGTGCTTCTTCAGGCTGGATGtttggcagaggaggaagaa AACTTGTTGCCCACAGCCACCCCGCAGGACGCACAGCAGTGGCTTCTGAGGAACCGCTTCTCCCCTTTCTGCCGACTCTTCACCAACTTCTCAG GAGCCGACCTGTTGAAGCTGACCAGAGAGGATGTGATTCAGATCTGTGGGCCGGCGGACGGGATACGACTCTACAACGCACTGAAGGGACG GGTGGTGCGCCCGAGGCTGACCATCTACGTCTGTCAGGAGTCGCAGCAGGCGCGGGAGCAGCAACCCAAACCTGAGAACGGAGACGCTGCCGCCAACACCttctttg TGTATCACGCCATTTACCTGGAGGAGCTCACCTCTTCTGAGCTGACGGAGAAGATCGCTCAGCTCTTCAACATCTCACCCCGACTGATCAATCAGATCTTCAAACAGGGACCGACCGGCATCCACGTGCTGGTCAGTGACGAG ATGATCCAGAACTTCCAGGATGAAGTATGTCTCGTGTTGGACACGATGAAAG atGACACGAATGATGGCTACCACATCATCTTGAAGTGA
- the tfcp2 gene encoding transcription factor CP2 isoform X4, giving the protein MAWALKLPLTDEVIESGLVQDFDASLSGIGQELGAGAYSMSDVLALPIFKQEESNLPPDSDNKILPFQYVLCAATSPAVKLHDETLTYLNQGQSYEIRMLDNRKIGELPEITDKMVKSILRVVFHDRRLQYTEHQQLEGWRWNRPGDRILDLDIPMSVGIIDPRANPTQLNTVEFLWDPSKRTSVFIQVHCISTEFTMRKHGGEKGVPFRVQIDTFKENENEEYTEHLHSASCQVKVFKPKGADRKQKTDREKMEKRAPQEKEKYQPSYETTILTECCPWPEVTYVSNSPSPAFNSTHNSFPVAEGNGSPTHQPEPVVPVADNLLPTATPQDAQQWLLRNRFSPFCRLFTNFSGADLLKLTREDVIQICGPADGIRLYNALKGRVVRPRLTIYVCQESQQAREQQPKPENGDAAANTFFVYHAIYLEELTSSELTEKIAQLFNISPRLINQIFKQGPTGIHVLVSDEMIQNFQDEVCLVLDTMKDDTNDGYHIILK; this is encoded by the exons ATGGCGTGGGCTCTGAAGTTGCCTCTCACGGATGAAGTGATTGAGTCGGGTCTGGTCCAGGACTTTGATGCCAGTCTCTCGGGCATCGGGCAGGAGCTTGGTGCCGGGGCGTACAGCATGAG CGATGTGCTCGCCCTCCCCATCTTCAAACAAGAGGAGTCCAACCTGCCTCCAGACAGCGACAACAAGATCCTTCCCTTCCAGTATGTTCTGTGTGCAGCTACCTCGCCAGCCGTTAAACTGCACGACGAAACACTCACCTACCTCAACCAAG GGCAGTCCTATGAGATTCGAATGCTTGACAATCGGAAAATTGGAGAACTTCCGGAAATCACTGACAAAATGGTGAAG AGCATCCTCCGCGTGGTGTTTCACGACCGGCGGCTTCAGTACACGGAGCACCAGCAGCTGGAGGGCTGGCGCTGGAACCGGCCCGGGGATCGCATCCTCGACCTGG ATATCCCCATGTCCGTCGGTATAATCGACCCCAGGGCTAACCCCACTCAGCTTAACACTGTGGAGTTCCTTTGGGACCCGTCAAAAAGAACCTCAGTTTTTATCCAG GTACACTGCATCAGCACAGAGTTCACAATGCGCAAGCATGGAGGAGAAAAGGGCGTTCCTTTCCGGGTCCAGATCGACACGTTCAAAGAGAATGAGAACGAAGAGTACACAGAACACCTGCACTCGGCCTCCTGCCAGGTCAAAGTGTTCAAG CCTAAAGGTGCAGACAGGAAGCAGAAGACTGACcgggagaagatggagaagagggCGCCGCAGGAAAAGGAGAAGTACCAGCCCTCCTATGAAACCACAATCCTGACAGAG TGCTGTCCCTGGCCTGAGGTCACGTACGTCAGCAACTCCCCGTCTCCGGCCTTCAACAGCACACACAACAGCTTCCCGGTGGCAGAAGG GAATGGATCCCCCACACACCAGCCGGAGCCGGTGGTTCCGGTAGCAGAT AACTTGTTGCCCACAGCCACCCCGCAGGACGCACAGCAGTGGCTTCTGAGGAACCGCTTCTCCCCTTTCTGCCGACTCTTCACCAACTTCTCAG GAGCCGACCTGTTGAAGCTGACCAGAGAGGATGTGATTCAGATCTGTGGGCCGGCGGACGGGATACGACTCTACAACGCACTGAAGGGACG GGTGGTGCGCCCGAGGCTGACCATCTACGTCTGTCAGGAGTCGCAGCAGGCGCGGGAGCAGCAACCCAAACCTGAGAACGGAGACGCTGCCGCCAACACCttctttg TGTATCACGCCATTTACCTGGAGGAGCTCACCTCTTCTGAGCTGACGGAGAAGATCGCTCAGCTCTTCAACATCTCACCCCGACTGATCAATCAGATCTTCAAACAGGGACCGACCGGCATCCACGTGCTGGTCAGTGACGAG ATGATCCAGAACTTCCAGGATGAAGTATGTCTCGTGTTGGACACGATGAAAG atGACACGAATGATGGCTACCACATCATCTTGAAGTGA